In Streptomyces thermolilacinus SPC6, a single genomic region encodes these proteins:
- a CDS encoding SWIM zinc finger family protein — MTRSVQAFAYARPSALGSSGAGRSLGLETSGGVTPVGAEAHPRFFSGFLTSPLAAARGLLAVADVAAARYYQRRPGSLDPVVTGNGDRLRFESFSGCNGVYARLDVLREGLDGADTGHGTTNVDVNNPLREALSRLTGDDPLHLRVGPDELAVTTLGGSVVEKKVPLPDRWLRGFAEAQVACSGFDLRAELPAAEAVRFLRSLPRGAGARAPMWVVPAGRTLRPTTRPVPGAVCLAGPDRLAALQRVLRHATALRVYGPAAARSAAAAGGARGAASAWEVLLPGMRLTLTLSPDPSRGFSGEGRVLEALATRDAEADAELVSVLLAWEPRIDPGDLAVRAGLPVERVRAALTRLGTAGRVGYDVAEAAYFHRELPYDADRAERHNPRLVAARELAASGAVELSGDLATVASGERRYQVREADGAPTCTCRWWTDHRGGRGPCKHALAVRMARRGAKVTGGTR; from the coding sequence ATGACGCGATCCGTACAGGCTTTCGCCTACGCACGCCCGTCCGCCCTGGGCAGTTCGGGAGCGGGGCGTTCACTCGGTCTCGAGACCTCCGGTGGTGTGACCCCGGTGGGCGCCGAGGCGCATCCCCGGTTCTTCTCGGGCTTCCTGACGTCTCCCCTGGCGGCGGCGCGGGGGCTGCTCGCGGTGGCCGACGTCGCCGCCGCCCGCTACTACCAGCGGCGGCCGGGTTCGCTGGACCCCGTGGTGACGGGGAACGGCGACCGGCTGCGGTTCGAGTCGTTCTCGGGGTGCAACGGCGTGTACGCGCGCCTGGACGTGCTGCGCGAGGGCCTGGACGGCGCGGACACGGGGCACGGCACGACGAACGTGGATGTGAACAATCCGCTGCGGGAGGCGCTCTCCCGGCTGACCGGTGACGATCCGCTGCATCTGCGGGTCGGGCCCGACGAGTTGGCGGTGACCACGCTGGGCGGTTCGGTGGTGGAGAAGAAGGTGCCGCTGCCCGACCGCTGGCTGCGCGGGTTCGCCGAGGCCCAGGTGGCGTGTTCCGGTTTCGACCTGCGGGCGGAGCTGCCGGCCGCCGAGGCGGTGCGGTTCCTGCGGTCGCTGCCGCGCGGCGCGGGCGCGCGGGCGCCCATGTGGGTCGTACCGGCGGGCCGGACGCTGCGGCCGACGACACGGCCGGTGCCCGGCGCGGTGTGCCTGGCCGGGCCGGACCGGCTGGCGGCGCTGCAACGGGTGCTGCGGCACGCGACGGCGCTGCGCGTGTACGGACCGGCGGCGGCCCGCAGCGCCGCCGCCGCGGGTGGCGCGCGTGGCGCGGCGAGTGCCTGGGAGGTGCTGCTGCCGGGGATGCGGCTGACGCTGACGCTGTCGCCTGACCCGTCGCGCGGGTTCTCCGGGGAGGGCCGGGTGCTGGAGGCGCTGGCCACCCGGGACGCGGAGGCCGACGCGGAGCTCGTGTCGGTGCTGCTGGCCTGGGAGCCCCGGATCGACCCGGGCGACCTGGCCGTACGGGCGGGCCTGCCGGTGGAGCGGGTGCGGGCGGCGCTGACGCGGCTGGGCACGGCCGGGCGGGTCGGGTACGACGTGGCGGAGGCGGCGTACTTCCACCGCGAGCTGCCGTACGACGCGGACCGCGCCGAGCGGCACAACCCGCGGCTGGTCGCGGCCCGGGAGCTGGCCGCGTCGGGGGCGGTGGAGCTGTCGGGCGACCTGGCGACGGTCGCGTCGGGCGAGCGGCGGTACCAGGTGCGGGAGGCGGACGGGGCGCCGACGTGCACGTGCCGCTGGTGGACGGACCACCGGGGCGGGCGCGGTCCCTGCAAGCACGCGCTGGCCGTGCGGATGGCGCGGCGTGGGGCGAAGGTCACCGGAGGGACGCGATGA
- a CDS encoding GntR family transcriptional regulator: MGTTQLQSVPEPKYWHLKTVIGEALDSEFQVGQILPNERELAARFGVARATLRQALEQLELEGRLQRRRGVGTTVAPPRVGVDVSTAQHRWPGTGDDSWQAVDCATTPPPAAVLRLLEADDTDPDTGTGASRPVYAVRRLRATHGQALAAEQLYVPAASVPGLVTDESLTGPALARGVLRELERLPLEGQDRSVELGSARADDAKELDRLPGAPVLVVTTRYLSGGRTAAVSVATYRADTCRLTFGDVGDLQIAS, encoded by the coding sequence GTGGGGACCACGCAGCTGCAATCGGTGCCGGAGCCGAAGTACTGGCACCTGAAGACCGTGATCGGCGAGGCACTCGACTCCGAGTTCCAAGTCGGGCAGATCCTGCCCAACGAGCGGGAGCTCGCGGCGCGCTTCGGCGTCGCCCGCGCCACGCTCCGCCAGGCACTCGAACAGCTGGAGCTCGAAGGCCGCCTCCAGCGCCGCAGGGGCGTCGGCACGACCGTGGCCCCGCCACGCGTCGGCGTGGACGTCTCCACCGCCCAGCACCGCTGGCCCGGCACCGGCGACGACAGCTGGCAGGCCGTCGACTGCGCCACCACACCCCCGCCCGCCGCCGTCCTGCGCCTCCTGGAGGCCGACGACACGGACCCGGACACCGGCACGGGCGCGTCCCGCCCCGTGTACGCGGTGCGCCGACTGCGCGCCACGCACGGCCAGGCCCTCGCCGCCGAGCAGCTGTACGTCCCCGCCGCCTCCGTCCCCGGCCTCGTCACCGACGAGTCGCTGACGGGCCCCGCCCTCGCGCGCGGAGTCCTGCGCGAGCTGGAGCGGCTCCCCCTGGAGGGCCAGGACCGTTCCGTGGAGCTGGGCTCGGCCCGCGCGGACGACGCGAAGGAACTGGACCGCCTGCCCGGCGCCCCGGTGCTCGTCGTCACCACCCGCTACCTGTCCGGCGGCCGCACGGCGGCGGTGTCCGTCGCCACCTACCGCGCCGACACGTGCCGCCTCACCTTCGGCGACGTGGGCGACCTCCAGATCGCCTCCTGA